Proteins encoded by one window of Teretinema zuelzerae:
- a CDS encoding DUF3363 domain-containing protein, whose amino-acid sequence MAKHFIGVEDYEISPTWKSPRKKRSSLALGLTALYVLRKYRAGKKSSSGSGGRKYGTRTSIDTRQRCTVKMHYSKSMEAHKEQINRYLVKEGKGKDGNAPTLYGTSEVEYRKNMTDKNFRIFLSPSSNKVPLETLAKTFIASLESQTGYSLFWVAANHYDTAHHHVHLLINGKDKDGKDVFIPPDVVKTFMRENARNICTSLIGSRTKEDMALERKGQLTANRYTILDDKIKEQLTDFKIVPRLTTRDAESISMRLTHLQALHLCKFKDGQYIFVPEWESLLRTNGRYNAFLSARKTLVHTEEQNLNLYDASQGKVSGIVTKIFKTDEVSDNHALVLESINGKAYFIPLYSRPRISGGQIIEVIPERNQRGRLTPTMNKKSHTDLLVECEQHDYRKGYAVSVRGNAQGREGPEKTL is encoded by the coding sequence ATGGCAAAACACTTTATTGGTGTTGAAGATTATGAGATTAGTCCAACCTGGAAATCGCCAAGGAAAAAAAGAAGTAGTCTTGCACTCGGACTGACTGCTCTATACGTACTTCGGAAGTACCGCGCAGGGAAGAAAAGTAGTTCTGGTAGTGGTGGAAGAAAATATGGCACAAGAACTTCGATAGATACTCGACAGAGATGCACAGTCAAAATGCATTACTCGAAGAGTATGGAGGCACATAAAGAGCAAATAAATCGGTATTTGGTGAAGGAAGGGAAAGGGAAAGATGGTAACGCACCGACCCTATACGGTACTTCAGAGGTTGAGTATAGAAAAAATATGACAGACAAGAATTTTCGAATATTTTTGAGTCCTTCATCAAATAAGGTTCCACTTGAAACTCTTGCAAAGACCTTCATCGCTTCCCTTGAATCTCAAACAGGTTATTCACTATTCTGGGTAGCTGCAAATCACTATGATACAGCCCATCATCATGTACACCTTCTGATTAATGGGAAAGATAAGGATGGAAAGGATGTATTCATCCCTCCCGATGTGGTTAAGACTTTTATGCGTGAGAATGCACGGAACATTTGCACATCGTTAATTGGATCTCGCACGAAGGAAGATATGGCCTTGGAACGTAAAGGACAACTTACTGCGAATCGGTATACCATCCTTGATGACAAAATTAAAGAACAACTTACGGACTTCAAGATTGTTCCACGTTTAACTACTCGAGATGCTGAGAGTATAAGTATGCGACTTACGCATCTTCAGGCGCTACATCTGTGTAAGTTCAAAGATGGTCAATACATATTTGTTCCCGAATGGGAATCATTACTACGAACGAATGGTCGATATAATGCTTTTCTTTCTGCGCGAAAGACACTTGTACATACAGAAGAACAAAATCTCAATCTCTATGATGCCTCCCAGGGAAAGGTCTCTGGTATTGTGACAAAGATATTCAAAACAGATGAAGTATCAGATAATCATGCACTAGTTCTTGAGTCTATCAATGGGAAGGCATACTTCATTCCGCTTTACTCAAGACCCAGGATTTCCGGAGGACAAATAATTGAAGTTATTCCTGAAAGAAATCAACGAGGTCGCCTAACCCCGACAATGAATAAGAAGAGTCATACCGATTTGCTCGTAGAATGTGAACAACATGACTATAGAAAAGGATATGCCGTCTCTGTGCGAGGTAACGCACAAGGACGCGAAGGACCTGAGAAAACGCTATAA
- a CDS encoding type IV secretory system conjugative DNA transfer family protein yields the protein MATNSSEFLRGKPTSGNREQLFAAVNKICAFIIIFAGLWVSTQYFAFLIGYDPLLIGYPFIIIREEWLNGGSYPLYEPWKYLLWLFAFFKDAELTYLLKKALVPWLAVSFFAVILYTVITYFRGFRQAAENIFGTARWGKIKDLKKEGLLRNDTGIVIGQLVNADVSATLNKKEGSVSLHLKKPSELITQVGITNVLLAAPTRSGKGVSTGISTILFDDKESMFILDFKGENFEKTSGYRSTLGPVYRYSPIDTLGHSFNPLMEVPGGKDAYSYVNLIADIVLTPQAGKSNSDANTEHFRKAAVAFLTGVIFHVIGSDYPDKSLPGVYKFLSSVNPDKPEDDTYPLTLMINGVHCDQEVHERVVTAAANQLKRSEKERSGVWSTTINGLEVYDDSYVRECSRSHDFYLDEFEKTDKPITLYFIMEYGHVERLAQIIRIFVMLMIRKFSAGKTSHGKRKMKIPVLLVLDEFDKLGKYNELQQSMGILAGYGLHFLLMIQSSSQLVDIYGKNNQFFAHCKNIIVYAPGEIESGRIVSEMIGKESIWKSSTSTSGTRFSVGLDNLNISGNEQERNLINPDEVMKLPPDQFILLTQGRPPYLGKKCVYYEQSPFKNRLLPPAFTDKKGAMKQCAHNVVRNSGRRWFDLPLFTCLEKTSEVVVDERLIDPWFTNRIRDSEVQKLASQAAESEAPSDSFYADVPDGSPLIQEETYTPNLIGL from the coding sequence ATGGCTACAAACTCATCAGAATTCCTTCGCGGAAAACCGACTAGTGGGAACCGTGAACAACTGTTCGCAGCGGTTAATAAGATATGCGCATTTATTATCATATTTGCCGGGTTATGGGTTTCAACTCAGTATTTCGCCTTCCTTATCGGCTATGATCCTTTACTCATTGGCTATCCTTTCATAATCATTCGTGAAGAGTGGCTTAATGGCGGATCATATCCATTATATGAGCCCTGGAAGTATCTGCTCTGGCTCTTTGCATTCTTTAAGGATGCAGAACTAACCTATCTATTAAAGAAAGCCTTAGTTCCCTGGCTTGCGGTCTCCTTTTTTGCCGTAATCCTCTACACGGTCATCACCTATTTCCGTGGATTCAGACAAGCGGCTGAAAACATCTTTGGTACGGCTCGATGGGGTAAAATAAAGGATTTAAAGAAAGAAGGACTTTTAAGGAATGATACTGGAATTGTTATAGGCCAGTTAGTAAATGCTGATGTATCTGCAACTCTTAATAAAAAGGAAGGCTCTGTTTCATTACATCTGAAAAAACCATCTGAACTTATTACACAAGTTGGAATTACAAATGTGTTACTTGCAGCTCCAACAAGATCTGGTAAAGGTGTATCAACTGGCATTTCGACAATATTGTTCGATGATAAAGAATCAATGTTTATACTAGATTTCAAAGGCGAGAACTTTGAAAAAACTAGTGGTTATCGGTCAACTCTTGGTCCAGTATATCGTTATTCGCCTATTGATACATTAGGGCATAGTTTCAACCCCCTCATGGAAGTCCCGGGTGGAAAAGATGCTTATTCATATGTCAATCTTATCGCTGATATAGTTCTAACCCCTCAAGCAGGGAAGTCAAATAGCGACGCAAATACAGAACATTTCCGGAAGGCTGCTGTTGCCTTTTTGACAGGAGTTATCTTTCATGTAATTGGGTCTGACTATCCGGATAAAAGTCTGCCTGGTGTATATAAGTTTTTGTCCTCAGTTAATCCTGATAAACCAGAAGACGATACGTATCCTCTAACTCTTATGATTAATGGAGTTCATTGTGATCAAGAAGTACATGAACGTGTCGTTACAGCCGCAGCAAATCAATTAAAGCGTAGTGAGAAAGAAAGATCAGGCGTCTGGTCAACTACAATCAATGGTTTAGAGGTCTATGACGATTCGTATGTGCGCGAATGTTCAAGAAGCCATGATTTTTATTTGGATGAGTTTGAGAAAACAGATAAACCGATAACTTTGTACTTTATTATGGAATACGGTCATGTAGAACGATTGGCTCAGATTATACGTATATTTGTTATGCTTATGATTAGAAAATTTTCCGCAGGTAAAACAAGTCATGGGAAACGTAAAATGAAAATACCCGTTTTACTTGTACTTGATGAGTTCGATAAACTTGGAAAATATAACGAACTTCAACAAAGCATGGGAATTCTTGCAGGATACGGACTTCATTTTTTATTGATGATTCAATCATCGAGTCAACTTGTAGATATCTACGGAAAGAATAATCAATTTTTTGCTCATTGTAAAAATATAATAGTTTATGCACCAGGTGAAATAGAAAGTGGAAGAATCGTTTCTGAAATGATCGGAAAAGAATCGATTTGGAAATCGAGTACGTCCACGAGCGGCACCCGTTTCTCGGTTGGGCTTGATAACCTGAATATCTCGGGAAACGAGCAAGAGAGAAACCTTATAAACCCGGACGAAGTGATGAAGTTGCCACCCGACCAATTTATTCTTCTTACGCAAGGAAGGCCTCCTTATTTGGGAAAAAAATGCGTCTATTACGAGCAATCACCCTTCAAGAATCGACTGCTTCCTCCTGCCTTCACAGATAAAAAAGGTGCAATGAAACAATGTGCCCATAATGTCGTGCGGAATTCAGGCCGGCGCTGGTTCGATCTTCCCCTGTTTACCTGTCTTGAGAAGACCTCTGAAGTTGTTGTTGATGAACGCTTAATAGATCCATGGTTTACCAATCGAATCAGAGATAGTGAAGTACAGAAACTAGCTTCACAAGCCGCAGAAAGCGAAGCTCCTTCTGATTCTTTTTATGCAGATGTTCCGGATGGCTCTCCTCTAATCCAGGAAGAGACATACACCCCAAATCTTATAGGACTATAA
- a CDS encoding ribbon-helix-helix domain-containing protein — MDVISSTGEVSRFRLSREQKKEIDAYCARHRIESRSEFYRFAISQALRPEIEDPDLIFASLKHLHDTMNTVARQQEVLFSYITFLARHFLSYHAEIPNELKEAASISAVERFERVFKSYQASLKNSPSMFESLLADFFEEH, encoded by the coding sequence ATGGATGTAATTTCGTCGACAGGTGAAGTTTCACGATTTCGTCTTTCCCGGGAACAAAAGAAAGAAATCGATGCGTATTGCGCCCGGCATCGCATTGAATCGCGCTCTGAGTTTTATCGCTTTGCTATTTCGCAAGCCCTCCGCCCGGAGATTGAAGATCCTGACTTAATATTTGCATCATTAAAGCATCTACATGATACAATGAATACTGTAGCCCGCCAGCAGGAAGTTCTTTTTAGCTATATCACATTTCTCGCAAGGCATTTCCTTTCATATCATGCAGAAATTCCAAATGAGCTAAAAGAAGCGGCCTCTATCTCAGCTGTTGAGCGCTTTGAACGTGTTTTCAAGAGCTATCAAGCAAGTCTAAAAAACTCTCCGTCCATGTTTGAATCTCTCCTTGCTGACTTCTTTGAGGAACACTAA
- a CDS encoding ATPase, T2SS/T4P/T4SS family: MNADAQKEIRERQLANLYGELESLLPVFENKELTDIFIYGDGSVRAEHFLEGRIDAGIQVNETARYNIIHYLSAMADSSIDTWSNPTLEGILPGYNFRVTAVIPPWVKSPEITFRRPPVKIFSLEEYRDTGRMTDMQYKEVVAAIERKDNILIGGGTGSGKTTFTNACIKKMSEFTPHDRFLIIEDTPELQCHAEDLTQLYIRKDQAALAVRFALRWFPKRIIFGELRSGDVARELLECWNTGHPGNVTTIHADSAQSMLTRFRGMLSEVITGTLPDVSETIQVCVHLKRKAGFGPMVEEVLHTRQIAKLLDTIEKQRSSEAFVMSEYNDYLHATLNAE; this comes from the coding sequence ATGAACGCCGACGCCCAAAAAGAAATACGGGAAAGACAGTTAGCAAATCTTTATGGTGAGCTAGAAAGTCTTCTTCCTGTCTTTGAGAACAAGGAGCTGACCGACATTTTCATTTATGGCGATGGAAGTGTTCGGGCTGAGCATTTTCTTGAAGGGCGAATCGATGCAGGAATACAGGTTAATGAAACCGCACGATATAACATCATACATTATCTCTCTGCAATGGCAGATTCAAGCATTGATACATGGTCAAATCCTACCTTAGAAGGAATCCTTCCCGGCTATAATTTTCGTGTGACAGCAGTCATTCCACCATGGGTTAAATCCCCGGAGATCACCTTCCGCAGACCTCCGGTAAAGATATTCTCTTTAGAAGAGTATCGAGACACAGGACGAATGACAGACATGCAATATAAGGAGGTCGTAGCGGCAATAGAAAGGAAAGATAATATCCTCATCGGTGGAGGGACAGGATCAGGGAAGACAACCTTTACGAATGCGTGTATCAAGAAAATGAGCGAGTTTACTCCTCATGACAGATTTCTGATTATAGAAGACACTCCAGAACTACAATGCCATGCAGAAGACCTTACGCAACTATACATCAGAAAAGATCAAGCAGCTTTGGCTGTTCGTTTTGCTCTTCGTTGGTTTCCAAAAAGAATCATTTTTGGAGAACTTCGATCTGGCGATGTTGCAAGAGAACTCCTTGAATGCTGGAATACTGGACATCCGGGGAATGTTACCACCATTCATGCAGACTCAGCGCAATCAATGCTTACTCGTTTCCGTGGAATGCTTTCTGAAGTAATTACAGGAACACTTCCTGATGTAAGTGAGACGATACAGGTGTGTGTGCATCTCAAAAGAAAAGCAGGTTTCGGACCCATGGTAGAAGAAGTTCTTCATACAAGGCAGATTGCAAAGCTTCTCGATACCATAGAGAAACAGCGATCAAGCGAAGCATTTGTAATGAGTGAGTATAACGATTATCTCCATGCGACGCTCAATGCTGAATAA
- a CDS encoding TrbC/VirB2 family protein: MMNEKRLERKHMILCQIAFLLVLGAGLYAQSTVVIPGEVQTTLEEVRNAFTGDLARILVGIFFAGSCIAYAYNKDNEKMKAKMIAVMIGSGLLALSQSIVDNVMKMGS; encoded by the coding sequence ATGATGAACGAAAAGCGTCTTGAGAGAAAACACATGATTTTGTGCCAGATTGCATTCTTACTGGTACTTGGTGCCGGACTATATGCGCAAAGTACCGTTGTGATTCCAGGTGAGGTGCAGACTACCCTCGAAGAGGTTCGTAATGCATTTACTGGAGATCTTGCCCGTATTCTCGTTGGTATTTTCTTTGCCGGAAGTTGTATTGCATATGCGTACAACAAAGACAATGAAAAGATGAAAGCGAAAATGATTGCGGTTATGATCGGCTCTGGACTTCTTGCGTTATCACAGTCAATTGTTGATAACGTGATGAAAATGGGCTCCTAA
- a CDS encoding VirB3 family type IV secretion system protein, whose product MTVRDYSVTVHRSLMQRDLVLGIPSMGMLILLLLGVFTMYILKQYYFGVIIAALYIAMRIMTKKDPYLIDILIEHVNQKDYLVP is encoded by the coding sequence ATGACTGTTCGGGATTATTCTGTTACGGTGCACAGGTCACTTATGCAGCGTGACCTTGTACTGGGTATTCCCTCGATGGGGATGCTCATTCTATTGCTGTTAGGTGTATTTACTATGTATATCCTAAAGCAATACTACTTTGGTGTCATAATTGCCGCTTTGTACATTGCAATGCGAATAATGACAAAAAAAGATCCCTATCTTATCGACATTCTCATCGAACACGTCAATCAAAAGGACTATCTGGTGCCATGA
- a CDS encoding TraG/VirB4 family ATPase, which translates to MAQNGIPTNADYWSRHLPWRYLSSSVEGVVVQKDGLLQRSFAFRGPDLESSAAFYINDLSLHLSNSVKRLGSGWAIQMEVQRFSTQEYPGGKFTNLAPYLIDKEREEAFRSFGKHFESSYYLTFTYRPPREITKKATNLFYTETGHSNSLEEDISYFETTTDDIVGILATKILIAPLSDSQTCEYLHSTISNNRHSLTLPDNPFFIDRLLPDEVLDIGLTMKLGENYIPVIGIVDFPQSTYPAIFDKLNKAKLEYRWSTRYICLDKEEAIKKTEKAQQNHRGNQVGWFQSFIASATKEPPKQINGGAIVKEEDAAAAQIALDTDEVSLGLYTSNIMVWDTDLKKAHKKAQEVKKLVQSVGFVAKEETFNAFEAWKSMMPGDVVSNIRSLPVVSSNFSHVVPLSAIWAGMIENEHAGNVSGIDLPHVTCSTQDGTPFFLSLNPRDVGHTIILGPTGAGKSTLLNLLELQFFKYTDSQVIVLDKGRSARQPTMAFGGRYYEPGTNGVCFQPLAHLETILDRTWATEWIESLVEIQGVTVTPSMSSAITDAIERMASIPKSKRTITTFCQSVNYLDPETKQPLLRETLRPYQLGGKYGAIFDASSTSISLDSRYITLEMEYLMQMGESCVAPAISYIFHYIESLFTGRLTLLVLDEAWLFLRHPIFRAKIEEWLKTLRKKNVFVVFATQDVADAVNSSLCSTIIQQCHTKIFLADPEAETPAMHHAYSTFGLTDAEISSLSHGIMKQDYLYTSTMGSRKFQLDLKRDSITLALIGTPDHELLDKLVAEHGDESGYEYAADILKAKGLDYSRYMKESA; encoded by the coding sequence ATGGCACAAAATGGAATACCTACAAATGCAGATTATTGGAGCCGTCACTTACCATGGCGATATCTATCGAGTAGCGTAGAAGGAGTCGTTGTTCAGAAAGACGGACTTCTCCAGCGTAGTTTTGCCTTTCGAGGACCCGACCTTGAGTCCTCTGCCGCCTTTTATATCAATGATCTTTCTCTTCATTTGAGCAATTCAGTGAAACGTCTTGGTTCTGGTTGGGCTATTCAAATGGAAGTTCAACGGTTTTCAACACAAGAATACCCCGGAGGAAAGTTTACGAATCTCGCTCCGTATCTAATTGATAAAGAACGAGAAGAAGCTTTTCGATCTTTCGGAAAGCACTTTGAATCTTCATACTATTTAACCTTCACATATCGGCCTCCGAGAGAAATCACAAAAAAAGCAACAAATCTCTTTTATACTGAAACTGGACACAGTAACTCTCTTGAAGAAGACATTTCCTATTTTGAAACCACTACAGATGATATCGTTGGAATCCTCGCAACTAAAATACTCATCGCTCCTTTGAGTGATTCTCAGACCTGTGAATATCTTCATTCAACTATATCTAATAATAGGCATTCCTTAACTCTGCCCGATAATCCTTTTTTTATTGATCGACTTCTTCCGGATGAAGTCCTTGATATTGGGCTTACTATGAAATTAGGGGAGAACTATATACCAGTAATTGGTATTGTCGATTTTCCTCAGAGTACGTATCCGGCTATATTCGACAAGCTCAATAAGGCAAAATTGGAGTATCGATGGAGCACACGATATATCTGTCTTGATAAAGAGGAAGCGATAAAGAAGACTGAAAAAGCTCAACAAAACCATCGTGGTAATCAGGTTGGTTGGTTCCAATCCTTTATTGCTTCTGCAACAAAGGAGCCACCAAAGCAAATAAACGGTGGCGCGATTGTGAAGGAAGAAGACGCTGCTGCCGCTCAGATTGCTCTTGATACAGATGAAGTCTCTCTTGGCCTGTATACCTCAAATATAATGGTATGGGATACAGATTTAAAAAAAGCACATAAGAAGGCTCAAGAAGTCAAAAAACTGGTTCAGAGTGTTGGTTTTGTAGCAAAGGAAGAGACCTTTAATGCATTCGAAGCATGGAAATCTATGATGCCAGGGGATGTTGTTAGTAATATCCGCTCCCTTCCGGTTGTATCAAGTAATTTTAGTCATGTAGTACCTTTGTCTGCAATCTGGGCAGGAATGATTGAAAATGAACATGCAGGTAATGTAAGCGGAATTGATCTACCTCATGTTACTTGCTCGACTCAAGATGGGACTCCCTTTTTTCTTAGCTTAAATCCTCGTGATGTTGGCCATACAATCATACTTGGACCGACAGGAGCTGGAAAATCAACGCTTCTTAACCTTCTAGAATTACAGTTCTTCAAATATACTGACAGCCAGGTAATCGTACTTGATAAAGGACGATCTGCCAGACAGCCAACCATGGCCTTCGGTGGTCGCTACTATGAGCCGGGAACGAATGGTGTGTGTTTTCAACCGTTAGCACACCTTGAAACAATTCTTGATCGTACCTGGGCAACTGAATGGATTGAGTCTCTAGTAGAAATTCAAGGAGTAACAGTCACTCCTTCGATGAGTAGTGCTATTACCGATGCAATTGAACGAATGGCCAGTATTCCAAAGTCGAAGCGAACGATTACTACTTTTTGTCAAAGTGTTAACTATCTTGATCCTGAAACTAAACAACCGTTACTACGCGAAACATTACGTCCGTATCAACTTGGCGGTAAGTATGGAGCAATATTTGATGCTTCCTCCACTTCAATCTCCCTTGATAGCCGGTATATTACACTTGAAATGGAATATCTCATGCAAATGGGAGAATCGTGTGTAGCTCCAGCTATATCATATATTTTCCATTACATAGAAAGCCTCTTTACTGGCCGTCTTACGTTGCTTGTCCTTGATGAAGCATGGCTTTTTCTTCGTCATCCAATATTCAGAGCAAAGATCGAAGAGTGGCTCAAAACACTCCGAAAGAAGAATGTTTTTGTTGTATTTGCTACACAGGATGTTGCTGATGCAGTTAATTCGTCCTTGTGTTCAACGATCATACAACAGTGCCATACAAAGATTTTCCTTGCAGATCCGGAGGCTGAAACACCGGCCATGCATCATGCCTATTCTACCTTTGGTCTTACTGATGCAGAAATCAGCTCTCTTTCTCATGGGATAATGAAACAAGACTACTTATACACCTCAACGATGGGAAGTAGAAAGTTTCAGCTTGATCTGAAGCGTGATAGCATTACACTCGCACTTATAGGAACTCCAGATCATGAACTTCTTGATAAGCTTGTCGCTGAACATGGAGACGAGAGTGGATACGAATATGCTGCTGATATCTTGAAGGCAAAAGGACTCGATTATTCACGGTACATGAAGGAGAGTGCGTAA
- a CDS encoding type IV secretion system protein, whose translation MEPKWLDAPFFTLLEDFSSLQGYFMGQAMFIAKIILTLNLGFIAIKYIAKGEGLSEQLIKTFTSVIFFLIFINAYPLMIQGINRIIYAWSYGSSYGKVAAMIQKTTSDGEATEFWEKKANDPDAYSDIIKVLEEETGKGNVAKKYVLDIFDKGSDKRPGMFIRPNAVMRLLMLTFENIWSKALVCLSVSVVPPKGPDIGGFTLLALASLAVLLGGIFCSIQYFIGAIEFTLITSVGCIMLPFMLWDGTKFLTEKLVGAIVGQALKLLFVTLTFMLAINGFLALMVRPFDNFIDQTIYTLFTIFLHWLLCQNGPALATALLTGTPQLSMAEGLRTAASMAGAAAAGGAAVKGAASAGVKTAVQGKAAVDQAVGAGKAAAADGKGKLGSIAAGARSMGDSAKESVKSGVHGLAKSLTNGKGGGGSNSGGGNRFSSLEARNKPKEDGNRKTSGEFAQENKAKGAERYAQHKQETKNAESSAWKAQIGGMQKPVQQDTKKYDGGTPLGQQSPQRTTPPTPPTPPSGGNNGKSS comes from the coding sequence ATGGAACCAAAATGGCTTGATGCCCCATTCTTTACCTTGTTAGAGGACTTTTCCAGTCTTCAAGGGTATTTCATGGGACAAGCGATGTTTATTGCAAAAATTATCCTAACACTTAATCTTGGGTTTATCGCGATTAAGTATATTGCTAAAGGTGAAGGATTATCAGAGCAGTTAATCAAGACATTCACATCTGTGATTTTCTTCTTAATTTTCATTAATGCTTATCCCTTAATGATTCAAGGTATAAACAGAATTATCTATGCCTGGAGTTATGGTTCAAGCTACGGGAAGGTTGCCGCGATGATCCAGAAAACTACTTCTGATGGCGAGGCAACTGAGTTCTGGGAAAAGAAAGCAAACGACCCTGATGCATATTCAGACATCATTAAAGTATTGGAAGAAGAAACTGGGAAAGGTAATGTCGCAAAAAAGTATGTGCTTGATATCTTTGATAAAGGCTCTGATAAACGTCCGGGTATGTTCATAAGACCAAACGCGGTTATGCGCCTACTGATGCTTACCTTTGAAAATATCTGGAGCAAAGCACTTGTTTGCTTAAGTGTAAGTGTGGTTCCACCAAAAGGTCCTGATATCGGAGGTTTTACATTACTTGCACTTGCTTCACTTGCGGTTCTTCTTGGTGGAATATTCTGTTCCATTCAATATTTCATTGGTGCAATTGAATTTACACTTATCACAAGTGTTGGATGTATTATGCTTCCCTTCATGCTCTGGGATGGAACAAAGTTCCTTACAGAGAAACTGGTGGGAGCAATAGTCGGTCAGGCGTTAAAACTTCTCTTTGTAACCCTTACGTTCATGCTCGCAATAAATGGGTTTCTTGCGCTCATGGTTCGACCCTTTGATAACTTCATCGACCAGACGATCTATACGCTATTCACCATCTTCCTTCATTGGCTTCTTTGCCAAAACGGCCCCGCCCTTGCGACAGCTCTGTTGACCGGTACGCCTCAATTATCAATGGCTGAAGGTCTTCGGACTGCTGCCTCTATGGCAGGAGCCGCCGCAGCCGGTGGAGCTGCCGTTAAGGGTGCAGCTTCTGCTGGAGTCAAAACCGCTGTACAAGGGAAAGCAGCGGTTGATCAGGCTGTTGGTGCTGGAAAGGCTGCCGCCGCTGATGGGAAAGGAAAGCTTGGCTCAATTGCAGCAGGTGCGCGCTCGATGGGTGATTCTGCCAAAGAGTCTGTGAAGTCCGGTGTTCATGGACTTGCAAAAAGTCTTACGAATGGTAAAGGAGGAGGCGGAAGTAATAGTGGCGGCGGAAATCGATTCTCATCTCTTGAGGCTCGGAACAAACCAAAAGAAGATGGGAATCGGAAAACAAGCGGTGAATTTGCTCAGGAGAATAAAGCAAAAGGAGCGGAACGATATGCACAACATAAGCAAGAAACTAAAAATGCTGAATCTTCTGCATGGAAAGCACAAATAGGCGGAATGCAAAAACCTGTTCAGCAAGATACCAAAAAGTATGACGGTGGAACTCCGTTAGGACAACAATCCCCACAACGTACTACACCACCTACACCACCTACACCACCATCTGGAGGAAATAATGGCAAGTCATCATAA
- a CDS encoding type IV secretion system protein, which yields MASHHKKVIYTEFDIDNPMKRNEKLYCDLVARESKGKKEWLIIAIVELAVIIVLAVSLSWAMTLPKKIPVVITVLPWGEAKYVGDVSSYSYQTMNIPESAYIYQVETFLQNLRTLPTDGEVLTSNISSLYNIITPSCADRMTPAIREDNPFADIGFKKRVVTIESTIRVSGSTYQVDFIETVTGRGAGTKRFRALVTTTRKTPPKKAEKLNPLGIYIEEYNLTEITRIQGAQ from the coding sequence ATGGCAAGTCATCATAAGAAAGTAATCTACACAGAATTTGATATTGATAACCCTATGAAGCGAAATGAAAAACTATACTGCGATTTAGTGGCTCGGGAGAGTAAAGGCAAAAAAGAGTGGCTTATTATAGCGATAGTGGAACTCGCTGTGATCATTGTTCTTGCAGTGTCACTGTCATGGGCAATGACACTACCGAAGAAGATCCCGGTTGTAATTACTGTTCTACCATGGGGCGAAGCAAAATATGTAGGGGATGTATCCAGCTATTCCTATCAAACGATGAACATCCCTGAAAGCGCATATATCTACCAGGTGGAAACATTCCTCCAAAACTTACGTACGCTTCCCACCGATGGAGAAGTTCTCACTTCAAATATCAGCTCCCTCTATAACATCATTACTCCTTCCTGTGCAGATCGAATGACCCCTGCAATCCGTGAGGATAATCCCTTCGCAGATATTGGATTCAAGAAGCGAGTAGTAACAATAGAATCGACAATACGGGTATCAGGTAGTACCTATCAAGTTGATTTTATTGAAACTGTAACCGGACGGGGAGCGGGAACTAAACGTTTCCGCGCATTGGTTACGACAACCCGGAAGACGCCGCCCAAGAAAGCAGAAAAACTCAATCCACTAGGTATTTACATCGAAGAATACAATCTCACTGAAATCACTCGCATACAAGGAGCACAGTAA